The nucleotide window GCGCGACGTCACGATCAACGGCAAGGTCGAGGTCTACAACCGCTGCCGTCCCAACGCCGACGGCACGAACAACTGCATCGCCCTGGACAACTTCTGGCGGTCGGTCTCGAACTTCCACCTCAACATCAACGCCGCCGGCCAGGACGGCTGCCGGGGCACCGCCAACTTCTTCGCCGTCTCCCAGGCCTCACCGATGCGCCGGGTCGAGGTCAGCGGCGGCACCCTGTCGCTGATGGACTACTGCACCGATGGGCCGCAGTACGCCAGCGGCGGCTTCATCGCCGACACCCTGGCCGGCACGGTCGTCAACGGGTCGCAGCAGCAGTGGCTGACCCGCAACAGCACGATCGGCAGCTGGTCCAACGGCGTGTGGAACCAGGTGTTCTCCGGTGTCGAGGGCGCGCCCAGCGAGGCCAGTTTCCCCGACCCGCCGTACACCACGGTGGAGAAGACCCCGGTCAGCCGGGAGAAGCCCTACCTGTTCGTCGACGCGAAGGGCGCCTACCAGGTCCGCGTCCCCTCGGCCCAGAAGGACTCCCGCGGCGTGAGCTGGGCGAACGGCCTGACCGCCGGTCGCACGGTCCCGCTGACCGACTTCTTCATCGCGAAGCCGACCACCAGCGTGCAGGAGATCAACGCCCAGCTGGCCCGCGGCAAGGACCTGCTGCTCACCCCCGGCGTCTATGACGTCGCGCAGAGCATCGCCGTCAAGCGCGCCGACACCGTCGTCCTGGGCCTCGGCCTCGCCACGCTCACCGCGGTGGACGGCGCGGTGCCGATGACCGTCGCCGACGTCCCCGGTGTGGTCGTCGCCGGCGTCACCATCGACGCCGGCACGAAGGAGTCGCCGGTGCTGCTGGAGGTCGGCAAGAAGAACGGCAACAACAGCCCGAAGAAGAGCGGTGCGACCAACCCGACGACGCTGTCGGACGTCTTCTTCCGCGTCGGTGGCCCGCACGTGGGCAAGGCCGACACCGCCCTGGTGGTCAACAGCGACCACGTGCTCGTCGACCACACCTGGGTGTGGCGCGCCGACCACGGGGTGGAGGGCTTCACCAACGGCTACCTCGGTGACACCGACCGCTGGCGCACCAACACCGGCCGCACCGGTGTGGTCGTCAACGGTGACGACGTCACCGCGACCGGCCTGTTCGTCGAGCACTTCCAGCAGCACAGCACCGTCTGGAACGGCGAGCGCGGCCGGGTCGTGCTGTACCAGAACGAGATCCCGTACGACCCGCCGTCGCAGGCCGACTGGAAGGAGCCGAACGGCACGCTCGGCTGGGCCGGCTACAAGGTCGGGGACAACGTGAAGACGCACCGGCTGGACGGCGGTGGCGTCTACGGCTACCAGCGCAACGCCGCCCCCGGCATCACCACGGCCATGGGCTTCGAGGTCCCGACGACCCCGGGCGTGCAGCTGCACCACGTCATGACCGTGCACCTGGACGGCATCGGCGTGATCCAGCACGTGGTCAACGGCGTGGGCGCCCAGGCGGACTCCAGCAACGGTGGGAAGCCGCGGTACCTCGCGGACTACCCGGTGCGCTGACCCGGCGCTGAGGCAGGACCCGGTGGGCCGGAGCGGACGTCCGCTCCGGCCCACCGGCACGTCCGGGTCAGGCCGACTCCCGCACCACCAGCTGCAGGACGTCGGTGGGGTGTGCCGGCGCAGGGCGGCCGTCCAGCGCCGCGATCACCGAGTCCGACAGGAACCGGGCCTGCACCCCGGCGGACTGGGACACGGTGGTCAGCGGGGGAGAGGCGAGCCGGGCGGCCGTGACGTCGTCCACCCCGATCACCGCGACATCGTCGGGCACCCGCAACCCCTCAGCCCGGGCCCCGGCGAGGACGGCGAGCGCGACCTCGTCGTTGTAGGCGGCGACCGCGTCCACCGGGTCGGGCCCGGCCCGCAGCGCACGCACCGCCTCCCGCCCGGACCCGGCGGACAGGTCGACGGCCTGCACCCGCGGGGCGGGCAGGCCCAGCCGGGCGCACTCCTCGCGGACCCCGGCCAGCCGTGGGACGGCGAAGTCGCCCAGCCGGGGATCGGTGGTGGAGGCGTAGCCCAGGACGCGGTGCCCGGCGCCCACGAGGTGCTGCACCTGCAGCCGCCCCACCTGGGTCTGCCCGACGGAGAAGGCGCCGGGTCGGCGGGGCTCCTCGTCGAGCACGGTGGCGACCACCTGGATTCCGGCCCGGTGCATGCCGGCCTCCTCCTCGTCGGAGAAGCCGGTGAAGCCCACGACGGCCCGCGGGGTCACCGCTCGCCACAGGTCCGACAGCGGTCGCGGCCCGCGCGAGTGGTGCACCAGCACCGACAGGTCACGCGCGGCGAGCTCCCGGGTGAGGTGGTCCAGCAGCGCGTCGACCACCGGGCCGACCGGCCAGTCCGGCAGGACGCACAGCACCAGGTCGCTGCGCCCGCTGCGCAGCGTGCGGGCCGCCGCCGAGGGGGAGTAGCCGAGCCGGTCGGCCGCGGCGCGCACCCGCCGCCGGGTCTCCTCGGAGATCACCGTGCCGGTGGTGTCGTTGAGGACGTAGCTGACCGTGGTGCGGGAGACCCCGCTCTCCCGCGCGACGTCCGCGCTGGTCACCCGTGGCACGCCCGCTCCTCCCACCGTGCCGGGGTCGGCCCCGGCACGGCCATCCTGCCGGACCGGTGCGTCCCCCGGGCGGCTCAGACGAGCTTGAGGGTGAGCGCGGCCCGGCCGGCCTCGGTGCGGGCGGTGGCCATCCGCTCCGGTGACGGTGTGCCGTACTCCGTCGTCCGCTGGCGGGCCGGGCGGCCGATGCCGGCGGCCATGGCCTCCAGTTCGGCGATGGTCTTCAGCGACCCGTTGCCCGAGCCCGCCATCCGGCTGATGGTCTCCTCCATCAACGTGCCGCCCAGGTCGTTGGCGCCACCGTCCAGCATCGTCTGCGTGCCGGTGTCGCCGAGCTTGACCCACGAGGTCTGGATGTTGTCGATCCGCCCGTGCAGCAGCAGCCGGGCGACCGCGTGCACCGCCCGGTTCTCCCGGTTGGTGGGCCCCGGCCGGGCGACGCCGGCCAGGTAGATGGGGGAGTTGTGGTGCACGAACGGCAGCAGCACGAACTCGCGGAAGCCGCCGGTCTCGTCCTGCAGGGCGGCCAGGGTGCGCAGGTGCCCGACCCAGTGGGCGGGGGTGTCGACGTGGCCGTACATCATCGTCGAGGTCGTCGGCAGGCCCACCTGGTGCGCCGTCCGCACGATCTCCAGCCAGGTCGCGGTGGGCAGCTTGCCCTTGGTGAGCACCCAGCGGACGTCGTCGTCGAGGATCTCCGCCGCCGTCCCGGGCAGGCTGTCGACGCCGGCCTCCTTCGCGGCGGTGAGGAAGTCGCGGAAGCTCAGCCCGGTGCGCGCCGACCCGTTCACGACCTCCATGGGTGAGAACGCGTGCAGGTGGATGTCGGGACGGCGGGACTTCACCCCCCGCGCGAGGTCGAGGTAGGCGGTGCCGGGCAGGTCGGGGTGGATGCCGCCCTGCATGCAGATCTCGGTCGCCCCGCCGGCCCACGCCTCGTCGACCCGGTCGCCGACCTGCTGCATCGACAGGGTGAAGGCGTCGGCGTCGGTGCGCCGCTGGGCGAAGGCGCAGAACCGGCAGCCGGTGTAGCAGACGTTGGTGAAGTTGACGTTCCGGTTCACCACGTAGGTGACGTCGTCGCCGTTGACGTCTCGGCGGACGGCGTCAGCCAGCGCGGCCAGCGCGTCGAGGTCGGTGCCGTCGGCGCCCAGCAGTGCCAGGTACTCGGCGTCGGAGAGCCCCGCCGGGTCGGTCTCGGCGTGCCGCAGCGCGGCGTGCACGGCCGGGTCGCCGGCCGCGATCGCGGTCGAGTGCCCGTCGCGGGCCCTCTCGGTGCGGGAACGCAGCTCGGCCCAGTCGCCGTAGACGGCGTCGAAGTCGCTGCGCCGGTCGCCGGTGCGCCCGACGGTGTCGATCTCGGTGTGCAGGTCCACCCGCCCGGACGCCGTCCAGGCCTCGTCCGGCTCCTGCCAGGGCAGACCGACCGGGAGGCGGCCCTCGACGGCCAGCCCGTCGGGGCCGGCGAGCGCGGACACGTGCGGGCGCACCCGCGGGTCCAGCCACGGCTCGGGCTGCAGCACGAAGCCGGGCTGGGCGGCCAGCCGCTCGCGCAGCGTGAACCCGGCGTCGGCGGTCAGCTGGGCCAGCTTGTCGATGTTCGGCCACGGGCGCTCGGGGTTGACGTGGTCGGGCGTGAGCGGGGAGACGCCGCCCCAGTCGTCGACCCCGGCGCGCAGCAGCAGGCCCAGTTCGGTGGAGTCGGAGAGGTTCGGCGGTGCCTGCACCCGGGCGGCCGGGCCGAGGACCAGCCGGCTCACGGCGACCGAGGCGACGTACTCCTGCAGCGCCAGGTCGTCGGTGCCGGCCATCGCGGTGCGCGGCTTGGCCCGGAAGTTCTGGACGATGACCTCCTGGACGTGCCCGTGCCGGCGCGCCGAGGCCCGGATCTCGGCGAGCGCGTCGACCCGCTCGGCGTAGGTCTCGCCGATGCCCAGCAGCACGCCGGTGGTGAACGGGACGGCGGAGCGGCCGGCGTCCTCGAGCACCCGCAGCCGCACGGCGGGGTCCTTGTCGGGGGAACCGAAGTGCGGCCCGCCCTTCTCCGACCACAGCCGCGTGGCCGTCGTCTCCAGCATCATGCCCATCGACGCCGCGACCGGCTTGAGCCGCTGGATCTCCTCCCAGCTCAGCACGCCGGGGTTGAGGTGCGGCAGCAGCCCGGTCTCCTCCAGCACCCGGATCGCCATCGCCCGCAGGTAGCCCAGCGTGGAGTCGAAGCCGTGCGCCTCCAGCCACTCGGCCGCGACCGGCCAGCGGTCCTCCGGGCGGTCGCCGAGGGTGAACAGCGCCTCCTTGCACCCCAGCGCCGCACCCTGGCGGGCGATGTCCAGCACCTCGTCGGGGGAGAGGAACGGGGCCTTGCCCTCGGCGCGCAGCTGGCCGGGCGTGGTCACGAACGTGCAGTAGTGGCAGCGGTCGCGGCACAGGTGGGTGAGCGGGATGAACACCTTGCGGCTGTAGGTCACCACGCCGGGGCGACCGGCGGAGGCCAGCCCGGCGTCGCGCACCCGGGCGGCGGTGGTCAGCAGCCGGTCGAGCGGCTCGCCCTCGGCCAGGCCGCGGGCGTGCATCAGGGTCTCGGCCTCGGTGGCGTCGAGGGTCACGCCACGTTCGGCACGCACCAGCGCGCGGTTGAGGGCGGAGGCGGACGGGGCGGGGAGGGAACCAGTCATCGCAGCGACGACGCTAGTCCCGGCATGTGACAGGCGCGTTCCCGCGTCCGTCAGCCGGGGGGTGAGCCGCGCAGCCGGGGGGTGCGCCGCGGTCGACGACGGCGCACCAGGCGGGGGCGGCGCACCTCCGCCGGGTCGCCCTACGGACGGCGGAGGGGCTGGCCGGCGCCGTCGGTGAACCGGCCGCGCAGCCGCAGCAGCGGGTCGCCGTCACCGAGCACGGGCACGTCCTCGACCTGCAGCAGGACGACGACGTGGTCACCGGCCTCGACCACCGAGTGCACGGTGCAGTCCAGCGCGGCCAGGGCCCCGTCCAGCACGATCGCGTCGCTGACCGGTGCGCGGTGCCAGGGCACGGACTCCAGCAGGTGCCGGGCACTGGGCCGCCCGGCGGAGGAGAACCGGCTGGCCAGGATCGCCTGCGACGCCCCGAGCACGTTCACCGCGCAGGAGCCCACCGCCTGCAGCACCTCGGCCGGGTAGCCCTCGGTGGACAGCCCGATCGCGACCAGCGGCGGGTCGGCCGACACGCTCATCATCGACGTCACCGTCGTCCCGACGTCGTCCATGTCGTCGTGCACGGTCAGCAGCACGACCCCGGCCGCGTACTGGCGCAGGGCGGCGGCGAACTGCGGAGCATCGACAGGCACGGGGGTCAGTCGACCACAATGCAGTCGTGACCACTGGTGAGCAGAGCTACGACGTCATCGTCATCGGAGCGGGGTCGACGGGGGAGAACGTCGCCGACATCGCCGTGCGGGGCGGGCTGACCGCCGTCCTCGTGGAGAGCGAACTGGTCGGCGGGGAGTGCTCGTACTGGGCGTGCATGCCCAGCAAGACGCTGCTGCGCGGCAGCGAGGTGCTCAGCGCCGCCCGCGCCGTCTCCGGCGCGGCAGCCGCGGTGACCGGCGAGCAGGACGTCGCTGCGACGCTGGCCCGCCGCGACTCCTTCACCAGCAATTGGGACGACGCCAGCCAGGTCGAGTGGGTCGAGAAGAGCAACATCGCGCTGGTGCGCGGCAAGGGCCGCCTGGACGGCGAGAAGCGGGTCGTCGTGACCCAGCCCGACGGCACCGAGGTGGTGCTCACCGCCCGCCACGCGGTGGCCGTGTGCACCGGCTCGCGCGCCGCCGTCCCGCCGGTCGACGGGCTGGCCGACGTCACGCCGTGGACCCCGCGGGAGTCCACCAGCGCGAAGGAGGTGCCCGGCCGGCTGCTGGTCATCGGTGGCGGCTACGTGGGCTGCGAGATGTCCACCGCTTGGCAGCAGCTGGGCTCGGCGGTGACCCTCTTCCAGCACAACGAGCGGCTGCTGCCGCACCTGGAGCCCGCCGCCGGGGACGCCGTCGAGGCCTCGCTGCGCGACCTGGGCGTCGACGTCCACCTCGGCGTGGAGGTGCAGTCGGTGCGGCGTGAGGGCGGCGAGGTCGTGCTCACCAGCTCCGACGGGGAGTTCCGCGGCGACGAGGTGCTGGTCGCCGTCGGCCGTGCGGCCAACACCGACGAGATCGGGCTGGAGACCGTGGGCCTGGAGCCCAAGGGGTACCTGGACGTCGACGAGTCGCTGCAGGTGCCCGGCACGCCGTGGCTCTACGGCGTGGGCGACGTCAACGGCCGCCAGCAGCTGACCCACATGGGCAAGTACCAGGCCCGCCAGGCGGGTGCCGCGATCGTCGCCCGGGCCCGCGGCGAGCAGGTCGACCTGTCCGACTGGTCGCCGTTCGTGGCCACCGCCGACCGGCGGGCCACCCCCAGCGTCGTCTTCACCGACCCGCAGGTCGCCGCCGTCGGCATGACCGCCGCCGAGGCGGACAAGGCGGGCCTGCCGCACCGGGTCGTGGAGTACCCGATCGGCAGCGTCGCGGGTGCCGCCGTGCACGCCGACGGCTACACCGGCACCGCGATCGCCGTCGTCGACACCGAGCGCGAGGTGCTGCTCGGCGTCACCTTCGTCGGCGCGGGCGTGGCGGAGCTGCTGCACTCGGCGACCATCGCGGTGGTCGGTGAGGTGCCGATCGCCCGGCTGTGGCACGCGGTGCCGTCCTACCCGACGATCAGCGAGATCTGGCTGCGCCTGCTCGAGACCTACCGGGGCTGAGGCGTGCACGGTGGGAGCCGCATCGGGCTCGTGCTGCACCCCTTCCGGGACTGCGCCGGCGCCGTCGACCAGGTGACCGCCTGGACGACGGCGCACGGCGTCGAGCTGGTCGCCAGCACCGAGGACGTGGCCAGGCTGCAGCTGCAGGGGGTCACCCCGGTCGACCTCACCGAGCTGGCGACCAGCTGCGACGGCATCATCGCCCTGGGCGGTGACGGCACGCTGCTCGGCGCGATGCGCCTGGTGGTCGACGACCCCGTCCCGGTGCTGGGCGTCAACTTCGGCCGGCTCGGCTTCCTCACCGAGGTGGAGGGGCGCGAGCTCGAGGGCGCGCTCACCGCGATGGCCGAGGGCCGCTCGACCCTGGAGTCGCGCAGCTGCCTGGTCGTGCGCGGCCCGGGCTGGGAGACCGTGGCCTTCAACGACGTCGTGGTCGCCCGGGTGCCGGGGGAGGGGATGGTCGACGCCACCCTGTCGGTGGCCGGCCGCCGGTACGGGCACTACCGCTGCGACGCGCTGATCATCTCCACCCCCATGGGCTCGACGGCCTACAACTACGCCGCGGGCGGGCCGGTCATGTCCCCGGGTGCCGAGGGCGTGCTGGTCACCCCCTCGGCACCGCTGAACGGCATCGACCGCACGCTGGTGCTGGGTCCGCACGAGCCGCTGCACCTGACGCTGCCGGAGGACGCCGGGCGGCCGGCCGTCGAGGTCGACGGGCTGGTGGTCGGCCGGCTGGGTCCCGGCGACGAGCTGCACGTCTCCGCCCGCGCCGACGCCGGGCTGCTGGTCCGGCTCGACGACTGGCTGGCCGCCGACCGCAGCCGGGTCAAGCTCTCGCTGCTGGACCTGCCGCTGCTGCCCGAGGAGCTGGCCGAGCTGCTGCCCGACGAGCTGCGCCGCCGCCAGCCCGGCGGGGTCACGCCCCCGGGCAGCACCCCCTCCACGCCGCCGTCCCGGCGCGACTGACCGGGCGGCGAGCGGCCGCTACGGCAGCGGGAAGGGCTCGTCGTCGGGGGCGGGGAGGTCGCCGTCGACGGTGGCGGTGACGGTCATCCCGACCAGCACGGCCTGCCCGCCGAACAGCGACAGGAACGCGGTGTCGGCGGCGTCGCGGCCCGAGCAGATGCGCACCAGCGCCGACGTGGGGGCCAGCCGGGTCGCGTCCACGGTCCGCCAGACGCCGTCGACGTCGGCCTCGACCACGGCGTGGAAGTCCATCGGGGACAGCCCCGGGGCGTAGACGGCGACCAGTCGGGCGGGCACCTCCAGCGCCCGGAGCATCGTGATGGTCAGGTGCGCGTAGTCGCGGCACACGCCCCGGCCCAGCAGCAGGGTGTCGACCGCGGTGTCGACCGAGCGGCTGGAGCCGGAGACGTAGCTCAGCCGCCGCGCGACCCAGGCGGCGACGGAGGCGACCAGTTCGGCGCGTGGCAGCGACCGGTCGAACTCGGTGCCGGCGTAGCCCTCCAGCTGGTCCGAGGGGCAGTACCGGCTGGGCCGCACGAACTCCGCCCACTCGGCCGGCGTGACCTCCCGCGGGCTGCCCGCGGACTCCACCTGCGCGGTGTAGGCGACCACCGTCTCCCCGGCCGGCACCTGCAGCCGGTGCACCCGCGCCCCGGGGACGGCGATCTCCTCGACCGGCACCGGGGAGCCGCCGCCGAGCACGGTCAGCTGCTCGGTCAGCGGCGCGGCCACGGCGACCTGCAGCAGCGCGGTCGCCGGCGCGGGGGAGGAGACGGTGAGGGTGCAGGCCACGTCGGTGCGCATGACCCCAGATCCTCACTGCCGGATGTGTCGGGCAGGAGACGGCTGCGTTGTGCGTTCGGCCACCCGCCTCCGACCCCACGTCGTGTGCCGCCGTCCGGGTCGTGGTGCAGTAGGGGCGTGCAGCCGGGCAGCGACCGTCGGACGTGGCAGCGCTACATCGCGCTGGGGGACTCCTTCACCGAGGGGTTGAGCGACCCCGACCCGGGCGGCCCCGACGCCTTCCGCGGCTGGGCCGACCGGCTGGCCGAGCACCTCGCCGCCGCCGCGCCCACGGGCACGGTCGAGTACGCCAACCTGGCGATCCGCGGCCGGCTGCTGCCCCAGGTGCTCGCCGAGCAGGTGCCCGTCGCGCTGGCCGCGCAGCCGGACCTGGTGAGCCTGGTCGCCGGCGGCAACGACCTGCTGCGGCCGGGCGCGGACCCCGACCGGCTGGCCGCGGACCTCGAGGCGGCGGTGGTGCGCTTCCGGGAGGCCGGGGCCGACGTCCTGCTGGCCACCGGCGTCGACCCGCGGCAGACCCCGATCATCCGGCGCACCCGCGGCCGGGTCGCGGTGTTCAACTCCCACCTGTGGTCGATCGCCGCCCGGCAGGGCGCCGTGGTGCTCGACCAGTGGGGCGCGGCGTGGGTCCAGGACGCCCGGATGTGGGACCAGGGCGACCGCATCCACCTCACCGTCGAGGGACACCGGCGCACCGCGCTGGCGGCCGCCGCGGCACTGGGCGTGCCGGTCGACGGGGACGGCACCGACTGGCGGACGCCGCTGGAACCGGCCCCGCCGCGGCCGACCCGCGAGGTGCTGGCACAGGAGGCCGCCTGGGTGCGCGGCTTCGTGGTGCCGTGGATCGGCCGGCGGCTGCGCGGACGCTCCTCCGGGGACGGCCGGACGCCGAAGCGGCCCGACCTGCAGCCCGTGCACGCCCCCGCCGCACGCGTCGGCTGAACGGACCGGCCGGCGTCGCCGGCCGGTCCACCCGGGCCTCAGGTGCGGCCGACCTCCGGGAGGTCACCGGTCGCGGGCGGGCCGAGGCGCTGGGTGAAGGACTCCAGCCACGGGCGCAGCCCGGACAGGTCGGTGGCGTCGGCGCCGAGGTCGCGCAGGTCGCCGATCTCGGCGGCCTCCCGCGGCTCGGGCACGAACGGGTCGGCGACGCCGTTGGCGGCCAGCAGCTCGCGCAGCTCCAGGAAGGCGCGCGAGGGCCGGATCACCGAGGGGTCGAAGTCGCCGTCCACGGCGGGCTCCGGCTCCGGCTCCGGCTCGGGCTCGGCAGCCGGGGCGGGGAAGACCCCGGTGCCCGGCAGTGCGAAGGCGTCCAGCTCCGGGACGGCCGCCGTGCCCCGCGCCGGCTCCGGGGTCCAGCGGGAACCGGCCTGCTCGCCGTCCTCGCCGCCACCCAGCGCTGCGTCGTCCAGCTCGTCGTCGTCCAGCTCGTCGACGTCGCTGAGGACGTCGGCCGGCAGCGCGAACGGCGCGTCGAAGGCCAGCGAGCCGGGCAGGCCCGTGGGCGTCGGGCCGGTGGGCGGACCGGTGAGCTGGCTGAGGTCCGGCGGGGCGTCCAGGTCCTCCAGCTCGCGGGCCGGCAGCGGTGCCGGGCGGCCGAAGGCGTAGCCCTGGGCCATCGAGCAGCCGTGCTCGAGCAGCCACTTGGCCTGCTCGCCGTCCTCGATGCCCTCGGCGATGACCTGCAGGCCCATGCCGGCGCCCAGCTGCAGCAGCCCCTGCACCAGCGCCGCGGTCGCCGGCTGCCCGACGACGTCGGCGACGAAGGAGCGGTCGATCTTCAGCGTGTGGATCGGCAGCCGGTGCAGCGCGGTGATCGCGGAGTAACCGGTGCCGAAGTCGTCCAGCGCCAGCGTCACGCCGGTCTCGGTGACCGAGTCGACCGCGTGCAGCGTGGCGTCGGCGGCGAACAGCGCCGTCGACTCGGTGATCTCCAGCTCCAGCCGCTCCGGCGCCAGGCCGGACTGGGCCAGCGCGTCGGCGACCAGCTCCACGAAGCCCGCCTCGGCCAGGTGCCGGGCGGAGATGTTGACGTGCACGCGCAGCTCGGGGTCCCAGCCGGCGGCGTCCCAGCAGGCCTGGTGGAGCACCCAGGCGCCCAGCCGGGAGGTGAGCCGGTTGTCCTCGGCCGCGGAGAGGAACGCCGCGGGCGGGAGCAGCCCGCGGGTGGGGTGCTGCCAGCGGATGAGCGCCTCGTAGCCCAGCAGGTGCTCGTCGGACAGCGCGACGATCGGTTGGTAGAACAGCCGCAGCTCGCCGGACTCCAGCGCGTGGCGCAGGTCGGTCTCCAGCTGCAGCTGGTCGACGTAGCCCTCGGTCAGGTCGCCGTCGTGCAGCTCGATCCGGCCCCGGCCACCGCTGGCCTTGGCCCGGGCGAGCGCGCCGTGCGCCTGGCGCAGCAGCGCCTCGGGGGAGATGTCCGAGCCCAGGGTCATGCCGACGCTGGCGGACAGGGTGATCTCCCGGCCCTGCACGTGGAAGGGCTCGTCGAGCACGCTGAGCAGGCGGTCGGCCAGGGTGCGCAGCGCCTCGACGTCCTCGACGTCCTCGGCGAGCACGAGGAACTCGTCGGCACCGAAGCGCACGGCGGTGTCCTCGACGCGGGTGCTCCAGCGCAGCCGGTCGGCGACCTGGCACAGCAGCTGGTCCCCGCCCTCGTGGCCGAGGGAGTCGTTGACCGCGGTGAACCGGTCGATGTCCAGGTGGAGCAGGCCGACCTGGGTCTCGCGGCGTCCGGAGACGGCGAGGGCGTGCTGCAGCCGCTCGGTGAGCGCGCGGCGGTTGGGCAGGCCGGTGAGCGGGTCGATGAAGGCGCGGCGCACCAGGTCGTCCTCGGCCCGGCGGCGGTCGGTCACGTCGACCAGGGACAGGACGACGAAGTGCAGGTCGCCGTTGCTGCGGTGGATGAGCTCGCGGCTCTGCTCGACCCACAGGCTCTCGCCGTCGGCGCGCTGCAGCCGGCGCTCGCCGAGGACCTGCAGCTGCGGGTCCAGCAGCGTGGTGCCCAGCACGTGCTCGGCGGCCAGGTCGCCCAGCGGGACGTCGTCGGGGTGGGTGA belongs to Modestobacter sp. L9-4 and includes:
- a CDS encoding NAD(+)/NADH kinase, which translates into the protein MLHPFRDCAGAVDQVTAWTTAHGVELVASTEDVARLQLQGVTPVDLTELATSCDGIIALGGDGTLLGAMRLVVDDPVPVLGVNFGRLGFLTEVEGRELEGALTAMAEGRSTLESRSCLVVRGPGWETVAFNDVVVARVPGEGMVDATLSVAGRRYGHYRCDALIISTPMGSTAYNYAAGGPVMSPGAEGVLVTPSAPLNGIDRTLVLGPHEPLHLTLPEDAGRPAVEVDGLVVGRLGPGDELHVSARADAGLLVRLDDWLAADRSRVKLSLLDLPLLPEELAELLPDELRRRQPGGVTPPGSTPSTPPSRRD
- a CDS encoding bifunctional FO biosynthesis protein CofGH, yielding MTGSLPAPSASALNRALVRAERGVTLDATEAETLMHARGLAEGEPLDRLLTTAARVRDAGLASAGRPGVVTYSRKVFIPLTHLCRDRCHYCTFVTTPGQLRAEGKAPFLSPDEVLDIARQGAALGCKEALFTLGDRPEDRWPVAAEWLEAHGFDSTLGYLRAMAIRVLEETGLLPHLNPGVLSWEEIQRLKPVAASMGMMLETTATRLWSEKGGPHFGSPDKDPAVRLRVLEDAGRSAVPFTTGVLLGIGETYAERVDALAEIRASARRHGHVQEVIVQNFRAKPRTAMAGTDDLALQEYVASVAVSRLVLGPAARVQAPPNLSDSTELGLLLRAGVDDWGGVSPLTPDHVNPERPWPNIDKLAQLTADAGFTLRERLAAQPGFVLQPEPWLDPRVRPHVSALAGPDGLAVEGRLPVGLPWQEPDEAWTASGRVDLHTEIDTVGRTGDRRSDFDAVYGDWAELRSRTERARDGHSTAIAAGDPAVHAALRHAETDPAGLSDAEYLALLGADGTDLDALAALADAVRRDVNGDDVTYVVNRNVNFTNVCYTGCRFCAFAQRRTDADAFTLSMQQVGDRVDEAWAGGATEICMQGGIHPDLPGTAYLDLARGVKSRRPDIHLHAFSPMEVVNGSARTGLSFRDFLTAAKEAGVDSLPGTAAEILDDDVRWVLTKGKLPTATWLEIVRTAHQVGLPTTSTMMYGHVDTPAHWVGHLRTLAALQDETGGFREFVLLPFVHHNSPIYLAGVARPGPTNRENRAVHAVARLLLHGRIDNIQTSWVKLGDTGTQTMLDGGANDLGGTLMEETISRMAGSGNGSLKTIAELEAMAAGIGRPARQRTTEYGTPSPERMATARTEAGRAALTLKLV
- a CDS encoding LacI family DNA-binding transcriptional regulator; its protein translation is MPRVTSADVARESGVSRTTVSYVLNDTTGTVISEETRRRVRAAADRLGYSPSAAARTLRSGRSDLVLCVLPDWPVGPVVDALLDHLTRELAARDLSVLVHHSRGPRPLSDLWRAVTPRAVVGFTGFSDEEEAGMHRAGIQVVATVLDEEPRRPGAFSVGQTQVGRLQVQHLVGAGHRVLGYASTTDPRLGDFAVPRLAGVREECARLGLPAPRVQAVDLSAGSGREAVRALRAGPDPVDAVAAYNDEVALAVLAGARAEGLRVPDDVAVIGVDDVTAARLASPPLTTVSQSAGVQARFLSDSVIAALDGRPAPAHPTDVLQLVVRESA
- a CDS encoding flavin reductase family protein, whose protein sequence is MPVDAPQFAAALRQYAAGVVLLTVHDDMDDVGTTVTSMMSVSADPPLVAIGLSTEGYPAEVLQAVGSCAVNVLGASQAILASRFSSAGRPSARHLLESVPWHRAPVSDAIVLDGALAALDCTVHSVVEAGDHVVVLLQVEDVPVLGDGDPLLRLRGRFTDGAGQPLRRP
- a CDS encoding NAD(P)/FAD-dependent oxidoreductase, producing the protein MTTGEQSYDVIVIGAGSTGENVADIAVRGGLTAVLVESELVGGECSYWACMPSKTLLRGSEVLSAARAVSGAAAAVTGEQDVAATLARRDSFTSNWDDASQVEWVEKSNIALVRGKGRLDGEKRVVVTQPDGTEVVLTARHAVAVCTGSRAAVPPVDGLADVTPWTPRESTSAKEVPGRLLVIGGGYVGCEMSTAWQQLGSAVTLFQHNERLLPHLEPAAGDAVEASLRDLGVDVHLGVEVQSVRREGGEVVLTSSDGEFRGDEVLVAVGRAANTDEIGLETVGLEPKGYLDVDESLQVPGTPWLYGVGDVNGRQQLTHMGKYQARQAGAAIVARARGEQVDLSDWSPFVATADRRATPSVVFTDPQVAAVGMTAAEADKAGLPHRVVEYPIGSVAGAAVHADGYTGTAIAVVDTEREVLLGVTFVGAGVAELLHSATIAVVGEVPIARLWHAVPSYPTISEIWLRLLETYRG
- a CDS encoding glycoside hydrolase family 55 protein is translated as MNPTGTTTSTPAPRRRGPRRLTGLLALAVALSVAPATMGVATAAPPQPVNATQPDLGVNVTVFDPSTPLAQIQAKADAIYAQQVANEMGTQRYALLFKPGTYGTATQPLQIKVGYYTEVAGLGASPRDVTINGKVEVYNRCRPNADGTNNCIALDNFWRSVSNFHLNINAAGQDGCRGTANFFAVSQASPMRRVEVSGGTLSLMDYCTDGPQYASGGFIADTLAGTVVNGSQQQWLTRNSTIGSWSNGVWNQVFSGVEGAPSEASFPDPPYTTVEKTPVSREKPYLFVDAKGAYQVRVPSAQKDSRGVSWANGLTAGRTVPLTDFFIAKPTTSVQEINAQLARGKDLLLTPGVYDVAQSIAVKRADTVVLGLGLATLTAVDGAVPMTVADVPGVVVAGVTIDAGTKESPVLLEVGKKNGNNSPKKSGATNPTTLSDVFFRVGGPHVGKADTALVVNSDHVLVDHTWVWRADHGVEGFTNGYLGDTDRWRTNTGRTGVVVNGDDVTATGLFVEHFQQHSTVWNGERGRVVLYQNEIPYDPPSQADWKEPNGTLGWAGYKVGDNVKTHRLDGGGVYGYQRNAAPGITTAMGFEVPTTPGVQLHHVMTVHLDGIGVIQHVVNGVGAQADSSNGGKPRYLADYPVR
- a CDS encoding transglutaminase family protein, with protein sequence MRTDVACTLTVSSPAPATALLQVAVAAPLTEQLTVLGGGSPVPVEEIAVPGARVHRLQVPAGETVVAYTAQVESAGSPREVTPAEWAEFVRPSRYCPSDQLEGYAGTEFDRSLPRAELVASVAAWVARRLSYVSGSSRSVDTAVDTLLLGRGVCRDYAHLTITMLRALEVPARLVAVYAPGLSPMDFHAVVEADVDGVWRTVDATRLAPTSALVRICSGRDAADTAFLSLFGGQAVLVGMTVTATVDGDLPAPDDEPFPLP
- a CDS encoding SGNH/GDSL hydrolase family protein; this encodes MQPGSDRRTWQRYIALGDSFTEGLSDPDPGGPDAFRGWADRLAEHLAAAAPTGTVEYANLAIRGRLLPQVLAEQVPVALAAQPDLVSLVAGGNDLLRPGADPDRLAADLEAAVVRFREAGADVLLATGVDPRQTPIIRRTRGRVAVFNSHLWSIAARQGAVVLDQWGAAWVQDARMWDQGDRIHLTVEGHRRTALAAAAALGVPVDGDGTDWRTPLEPAPPRPTREVLAQEAAWVRGFVVPWIGRRLRGRSSGDGRTPKRPDLQPVHAPAARVG